A window of the Pararge aegeria chromosome 2, ilParAegt1.1, whole genome shotgun sequence genome harbors these coding sequences:
- the LOC120629982 gene encoding MICOS complex subunit mic25-a-like has translation MGLITSKDTRRISFNNTFALTPVLIQKSIEDTANIIAIDNCEKNSSSDLNYKDTSSRLIDLRDEDYDYWAHRIECLKNDHQQINQILEEEYQKTIDNTNKLFHPPKISQEKLQKLKPCFEWRAKILQCYEDNPRQPLICSAVVQEFSNCVSSCQLED, from the exons ATGGGTCTAATAACGAGCAAAGATACAAGACGTATAAGCTTTAATAATACATTTGCCTTAACTCCAGTTCTTATACAAAAATCAATTGAAGATACTGCTAATATTATTGCGATTGATAATTGTGAGAAG AACTCATCGTCTGATTTAAACTATAAAGATACTAGCAGTAGATTAATTGATCTGCGAGATGAAGACTATGATTATTGGGCTCACAGAATAGAATGCCTAAAGAATGACCACCAACAAATAAACCAGATTTTAGAAGAGGAGTATCAAAAAACAATCGATAATACGAATAAATTATTTCATCCACCGAAAATAAGTCAAGAAAAATTACAGAAACTTAAGCCCTGTTTTGAGTGGCGAGCCAAG ATTTTGCAATGCTATGAAGATAATCCTCGTCAGCCTTTAATATGTTCTGCCGTAGTACAAGAATTCAGCAACTGTGTTTCATCGTGCCAACTGGAAGATTAA